From one Culex quinquefasciatus strain JHB chromosome 3, VPISU_Cqui_1.0_pri_paternal, whole genome shotgun sequence genomic stretch:
- the LOC6041991 gene encoding regulatory-associated protein of mTOR, with protein sequence MVIDIIRASELLARTGHIILPDKPSVPHRLEAVVRGDPNPSKIVQAVLVLNFKHFRQTTVVAGGHVCWVKNENEVDGALQQQYTEVNLNLRKKTLKNPMPEELRRVCSGLHKKIANDRVLLHFVSRGLPEPSDVGRFATGRRARTVSVEDIHRWVGSKVLLVLDFSRAGLMIETLGDGRKLREDTIIMAACRKDEELKACPNGPADLFTSCLTTPLKMALRYHLIKSGPMLGMSDERLVDVPGRLSQRPTMKGELNWILTAILDAIAWDSFDSETFGRFYRQDAVMASLFRNFLLADRVMPLFGAHPMTFPALKTCAYHHIWQHWDYVLDMAFTQRQDQLQFGSPAQPFPFFEQQMKAFEVWLSGGVVSHPQQLPIILQTLLSPSYRMRALDLLAKFTADVPNAVDMFLQLDMFPYLVKIIKTGFKRFASPLLKICTNVLAVDLGCRELLQIDRTWPHFQKTFDTSDLKMIASDEDRANALFILARLLQGHPEAQRIAREQGFVKVCMNLLLAAPKIRQWSLLCLGCFWDDNVEGKMHADSAQAHELVLKALDDDVAEVRAAAVWAMSTFVTADFDWSIRMTWKIAAEINSTVRKLYLVAIQQVVLHKLAEIRKLFENQAMQVSSPILRFLNILRKDPNPFIIKMAQAVVDFAKSEPQPEHLPLSSYSSYFLEQSVTKFNERTNRVLAEARLDNTKRGNTWNGRSKSKQFSLQKDSSMKFRHPPQHLALNPCEDSLVLATGSLLLWKSLNSNNELTWHVENVPTNTTVTSLQFITTSHETPILAGYSDGTVRLWHTTRQTSPLVSFRARDEPFPTNLHLGWQRHAERIVAAGEHTQLWDIRAERKIADLPSGCDLPVTSVTCSTTDSSFALGYRDGHSRIFDVRLPEVCISVIPAHRAGQAAVASSIRGEDSSLAVCLEGGAFCRIDRRYPERPLTSWQVDRESSLAAIHPTAPLVGFGGARGVCLYNVDGEVQSKLKMGHAATAMAFHQDQIQLIVGGGDGKVSLYSNRKNTL encoded by the exons ATGGTCATCGATATCATCCGCGCTTCCGAGCTCCTCGCGCGCACCGGTCACATCATTCTGCCGGACAAACCCAGCGTCCCGCACCGGCTGGAGGCCGTTGTTCGCGGCGATCCCAACCCGTCCAAGATCGTCCAGGCGGTGCTGGTGCTCAACTTTAAACACTTCCGCCAAACGACGGTGGTGGCCGGTGGCCATGTTTGCTGGGTGAAAAATGAAAACGAAGTAGACGGTGCCCTGCAACAGCAATACACGGAGGTCAACCTGAATTTGCGCAAAAAGACGCTCAAGAACCCGATGCCGGAGGAACTGCGGCGGGTGTGCAGCGGGCTGCACAAGAAG atcGCCAATGACCGAGTTTTGCTGCACTTTGTGTCGCGTGGTTTACCGGAACCGTCGGATGTTGGTCGGTTTGCTACCGGTAGAAGGGCGCGAACCGTTTCGGTCGAGGACATACACCGGTGGGTCGGTTCAAAGGTGCTGCTGGTGCTGGACTTTTCCAGGGCGGGACTGATGATTGAGACGTTGGGCGACGGGCGCAAGTTGCGCGAAGACACGATCATTATGGCCGCTTGCCGAAAGGATGAAGAGCTGAAGGCGTGTCCGAACGGTCCGGCGGATTTGTTTACGAGTTGTTTGACGACACCGCTGAAGATGGCGCTCAGATATCACCTGATCAAGTCTGGACCGATGCTGGGAATGAGTGACGAACGGTTGGTTGACGTTCCCGGGAGGTTGAGCCAACGGCCGACGATGAAGGGGGAGCTGAACTGGATCTTGACGGCTATTCTGGATGCAATCGCTTGGGATAGTTTTGATTCGGAGACGTTTGGACGGTTCTACCGGCAGGATGCTGTGATGGCAAGTCTATTTCGCAACTTTCTGTTGGCGGATCGCGTAATGCCTTTATTTGGAGCACATCCGATGACCTTTCCCGCGTTGAAGACTTGCGCGTATCATCATATATGGCAGCATTGGGACTACGTGCTGGATATGGCCTTTACCCAGCGTCAGGACCAGTTACAGTTTGGAAGCCCGGCTCAACCTTTCCCATTCTTCGAGCAGCAAATGAAGGCTTTTGAAGTGTGGCTTTCTGGTGGCGTCGTATCGCACCCGCAACAGCTTCCGATCATTTTGCAGACCCTTCTGTCACCGTCCTATCGAATGCGGGCCTTGGACCTGCTAGCAAAGTTTACTGCCGATGTCCCGAACGCCGTTGACATGTTTCTACAGCTGGACATGTTTCCGTACCTCGTCAAGATCATCAAGACCGGATTCAAAAGGTTCGCCTCTCcgttgctcaaaatttgcaccaacGTTCTCGCCGTCGACCTCGGCTGCCGTGAGTTGCTCCAGATCGACCGGACGTGGCCGCACTTTCAGAAAACGTTCGACACATCCGATTTGAAGATGATCGCCAGCGACGAAGATCGTGCCAACGCGTTGTTCATTTTGGCGCGGCTGCTTCAGGGCCACCCGGAGGCTCAGCGCATCGCCCGAGAGCAAGGATTCGTTAAGGTTTGCATGAACCTCTTGTTGGCGGCGCCAAAAATTCGGCAGTGGAGTTTGCTTTGCTTGGGTTGCTTTTGGGATGACAACGTTGAGGGCAAGATGCATGCAGATTCGGCGCAAGCACACGAGCTGGTGCTGAAGGCGTTGGACGATGACGTGGCTGAGGTTCGCGCTGCAGCGGTTTGGGCCATGAGCACCTTCGTGACGGCAGATTTTGATTGGTCTATTCGTATGACTTGGAAAATTGCGGCCGAAATCAACAGTACGGTCCGGAAGCTGTATTTGGTGGCAATTCAGCAAGTCGTGCTTCATAAACTGGCAGAAATTAGAAAGTTGTTCGAAAATCAAGCCATGCAGGTTTCCTCACCAATTCTGAGGTTCTTGAATATCCTCAGGAAGGATCCTAATCCGTTCATCATAAAAATGGCTCAAGCTGTAGTCGATTTTGCGAAATCTGAGCCACAACCAGAGCATCTTCCATTGTCAAGCTATTCGTCATACTTCTTGGAACAATCTGTAACTAAATTCAACGAAAGAACCAATCGTGTCCTTGCAGAAGCCAGGCTGGACAACACCAAGCGTGGCAACACGTGGAATGGACGATCAAAAAGCAAGCAATTTAGTCTTCAGAAAGACTCGTCCATGAAGTTTAGACACCCTCCACAGCACCTCGCTCTCAACCCCTGTGAAGACTCCCTCGTTCTAGCCACCGGATCGCTCCTACTCTGGAAAAGCCTCAACTCCAACAACGAACTCACGTGGCATGTGGAAAACGTCCCAACAAACACCACCGTAACATCCCTGCAGTTCATCACCACATCCCACGAAACCCCTATCCTGGCTGGCTACAGCGACGGCACCGTCCGGCTGTGGCACACGACCCGCCAAACGTCCCCACTGGTATCGTTTCGAGCACGCGACGAACCATTCCCCACCAACCTTCACCTCGGTTGGCAACGCCATGCCGAGCGAATCGTTGCCGCTGGCGAGCACACTCAACTGTGGGACATTCGGGCGGAACGCAAGATAGCGGATCTTCCATCCGGATGTGACCTTCCGGTGACGTCCGTCACCTGCAGCACCACGGATTCCTCGTTCGCCCTGGGATACCGCGACGGTCACTCGCGCATCTTTGACGTGCGACTGCCGGAGGTCTGTATCAGCGTCATCCCGGCACATCGTGCCGGCCAAGCGGCCGTAGCCAGCAGCATTCGTGGCGAAGACTCGTCACTCGCCGTCTGTCTTGAAGGTGGCGCATTCTGTCGGATTGACCGACGCTACCCGGAGAGACCGCTGACCAGTTGGCAGGTGGACCGAGAGTCGTCGCTTGCCGCCATTCATCCAACTGCACCGCTGGTAGGGTTCGGCGGTGCGCGTGGAGTTTGCCTGTACAATGTGGACGGCGAAGTGCAGAGTAAGCTCAAGATGGGACATGCAGCAACGGCGATGGCCTTTCACCAGGACCAGATTCAGTTGATTGTGGGTGGAGGCGATGGAAAGGTTTCACTTTACTCGAATCGGAAGAATACACTTTG a